TTGACTATGAAAATACCTATATGAACACAGGAACGTGTGCAACGCCTCTGCCCTTGCGGCCCAGCGGGTCTCGCACAAAGATTGGAGCTTCGTGCGCCGGTCCATCTCTTCGCGTGCAGCAGCGTCATTCTCAAGGTTTTCTTGGAACCTTAGAACGCGCTTGGCGGAAAAGTTAAACGCAAAAGCAATTTGCTGGACAGTCCCCATCATGTTCCGGGCGTACATTTCCTTCGAGGCATGGATAATTGACAAGTTAAGGCTATGTGCCTTGCAATGGGTATACACTGCACCAGAAATACGCTGCCGAATCCTAGCTTGTACACCCCTGGATCCCTGACATGTTGGCTGCGCCGTCATATCCTTGGCCACGCATGTGATTGATGTGCACACCCGCACGCTCAAGGTTGGCTAAAAACGCATTTGCTAATGATTCGCCTGTGGTCGATTCACATTCTGCAAAGCCTAGAAACTCCTCACGTAGACCTGTTCCATCAAAATAACGGAGACACATGGCCATTTGCTCCATTGTACTGGCATCGGTGGCTTCATCTGCTATGAAGCCAAAACATTTTGCTTCGTTACACTTCGAGACAATATCGTCCGAAATCTGTTTAGCGCAAAGGCCAATAAGTTCGTTTTGAATATCCGGACTCAGGTACATGGACCGGGGATCTCCATTTGTAAGATGATCTTTCAAGACTCTATCATGTTTAGCTTGAAAGCTCAATAAAGCTTTGTAGTTTCCCCCATCATCATCGTGCCCCCTGAGTGCAATGTTCTGCTTTGCACAGAAGATAATTGCTTCAGTGATGCTTATCATTATCTGTCTGTTCTTTTTAACTAGAGTGTTGTATTGTGATGACAGTATTCGCATTATGTCTGGTTGATTGCCATTCATGGCGGACAAGAAAGTATCAGCAGAATCACAGTTCGCCAAATGTGCTTCAGACTTAGCATGATTAGCAACAATTTTTGCGATATTGTTCCAGTCACGGAGAACCGAGCTAACAAGGGTTTTCACGCGTGAATCAGGGCCGGAAAATAAGTGGCATTGGGCGCAATAGACACCATCCGTCGATAAAGAATATCGCAGCCATGGGAAGTCCACAAAATACTTTGCTTGTAGTGTACGAAATCGTCCTTGGGCGTACCTGAATgtatacacaaacaaaaaatataaatatattaaaatatttatgtacgCGAGTCATATTGTCAgttttatgtcacatttaatgattttggtATCTCGggttagtttaaaaaataaaaaattaaagacGTCGGTTCGGATCGAACTCACATCGTGAAGTTCGTACGTCCCCCATGCATCCTTTACACCACGGTCTCTGCTGCTGCCATCAGTGTATTGAGTACTATTTGTATTGAGCTGATGGTACTGCTGATTGAGATGGAATGAAATAAAGTTGTATAAACTATTACTAACACTGTATAAATTAATGCTAATATgtaccaatcatttaatgattATAACATATACATCATTAACAACAGCAGTAATGATGTAATAAATACTGTACTATTTTACACTTTAGAATTTAAAGTGTGTAGAAGGGGGAGGGGgtgtataaaacatttctaaCCTTGTTGGAAATTTAAATGTAGAAGCGGCCGTCCATTGTTGCGACATCAAAGTGTGTTTGAAGTTGTCTTCATATGCTCTCGAAGAGGCACAGGTGCCATCTTCCCGAAAAAGATCTGGATACGGTGGACCGGCTGATGTTGTGGAAGCCATATTGGTTTAAAATTACCCGCTCAATAAACTTTACTtgacatgtatataatgtatgGGAGACAACTCAGATTTATACAGCTATGTAATTGTTCCGGTAGTTTACCTTCgattgaaaaacaagaaaaaatattgctGAAAACAAAAGCTagtataaaaacacatttataaatgtggtgaaaattttattttatgcgaATTGTGACTGTCTTCATTGTGTAATATGTTGCCTGTACCCCCTTTAGGGTTCAagttttacatcatttttaggccatttgaaattttcatttttcaaaatcgaaaTACTCCCGGGAGTATGAGAGTATGCCTGGCTACGCGCCTGTAACTGTTGTTTGATGTATAATTATCGCCATTTAAATAGTTACCAACGCTTCTGTCTGCTAATAGAGATAAGTAAAAAGTATCTAAAATGAGAACAGCATCATGCACTAGTCTGTGTTTTTCGTAAATATGGCACGGTGGTTGGTGCAGTGGgagtgagggggggggggggtctttgGGGGATAAAGTTTACTTGGTATTTATACATCGGAAGATACACCGCAGTACACATACACCAATGCCCCGACCCCTACCTGGTGGGGGTAAAAGATTTGTCGTAAACGGCTTTAGTAAGGGTTAAGATAACTATAAATGTGCCATTATACTTCTCATATTACATTTTAGACGAAATTCACCACGATCAATATAACCAATTTGCAACTGGCCATGGATCGTTTTTCATTGTTCTGTATCTTATATACCCGCTGTTTACATTATTAAGGTTTCATTGAGACGAAACAGATACCTACAACCAAACCATGCTTTTAAAAGATAttcaatgattattattaaaccaTGGAAGACTTTTTAAATAGGTGCCCGCTAAAttacagaatatttttcttgCCCTATGAATACAGTTAATTCATGCTTAACTGTTCATCAAATGTGATCCATTTTGCCTCGAAGAAATCGTGTTTATGAGTTGTATATATACTTCTGATTATACAACGTGTATATGAGAAATGGAGCATTGAAATAGCGAATGCTGATTGGTTGGATTAGATTGAGCGTGGTCCAAGGAACTATATAATGCCAAAATATAACACCAGAACAGTGGCGGATCTGTGGTCTTGAGGTTACACACtcgactatcaatccaggggtcgcaggttcgatcccccgtcgcatcactaaaaaaaactaatcgtcttccgggagggacgttaaatgggggtcccgtgtgacagtgttaaacactggtgcacgttaaagaaccagggtagctctaaccagggttactttctgtctgtgcactttgctccaaaaacctaaaatgactaacaatcttaacggagcactcgccgaatgggcaaggcccgagtgcgagtataaataagcttacacacccactAGAACATTTATTGGATTGTGGATGGAAAGCCCGGTCAACCAATGCATACAATTGTTAACACTTGCAGCAAATTTACCAAGTGATGTATATAGTGCAAAAATTATTTGCACCATGCGCAAGTAAAGTATTGTTAAGTCGAAATTAGAAAGCCATTAACCAGCATTTATCAACACTACAGTTTGCATAACTAGTTAGTTCGTTTGCATTTATGTGtagataacatttcattttgagatgtttttttcataattatattgatgaaaaacatgttaaatgattgatttataaCTTAAGTGTGATGCAAAGGTGGATTCTAGAATTTCGCTTTCGGTTTAGCCCTCGCCTTATAATTTGCATCTGAACTATATTCTGTGTGTCACTGCTTGTGTGTgtaaatatgtgtgtatataagtaTCAATGTATCGTATTTTGCATTTCAAGTGTGATGTTCTTTGCTCTTCATTTATTGGAGGAACATAAATATCTATCTATATCTAAAAGGcttagtttaaggaatgtttggcaagATACAGGTATAGTTCCCTGCTGTGTATCCTTTGTTTATTGCATTTGTGTCACAAATGGGTTCCAATTTcctatgtatttatttattggcTCGCTCAGGCCATTTAGAGTTGACACTTTAAGAGTGGATTATCTCATTGTCTAgctaatacatataaatatatgcatagCATACATATGTTGGATTGAACATactaacatatttaaaaataattagcctatctattttttataaatcatataaatggcATCAGGTAAAAGGCTATTAATTGCATGctgattaaaacatgtttaatgtaTGACATGTCCGGGGATATACCGTGAATAGCggcggggaaatgggccgtgtttttaccttctaggtagcccgcagtgccgggtggatgcgatggttttgtcttcgcgcccaAAATAGCGGgggatgggccttacctagggtccctggggtgcgggggcatttggcggggatattaacagcagttcgtccccgctgggcggggattttacccgggcttggctggacggCAAGTCAAAGTCTCCgttattctccggacctgggggtgtggtttcaattgactggtgcataagaagTTGATCGAACAAGACAAAAACGTTATTTACtgtataattaatatttcattgatataatCTTGATAATATTTTCCCCAAATATAAGCACATcgatttaagttaaataatcaAAGCTTTGAAGCATGCAAAGCAATTCTATTCTAAGTTATCTGAGACTAAAATTCTAATGCCATATAAGTTCCGGACAATATTAATATCTCACATGTATGTTTTTACGTGTTTTAGTTAAACTCCCTTCCGACCGTGGACGTTTTGACTAAAACAATATTCTGGGTTAACAAGCTGAGTGTCAAGCGTTTGTCAACACTGATATGTTTATTTCGGGGTACGTTATTTCggaaatagataaaaaaatattacaaaataatacaaacactGCGTATGCTTCAACATGTCAGCACGTCCAGCGCAGTTTCAAGCAGGAACCTCGGCAGTGCCTGCCACTCAAGTTGAAATTAGTGTCAAATGCAGGTGAGAATATTGGTCAAGCTTTTTTAATCAAGGCATTAATGTTGAAAACTTATTAAATTCGTGAAAATGGCATTATTTTTTTGCCATgggcaaaacaaaacaaaagctgGATTATTGTTTGACCACGGCATGCACCAGGTTCCCCAATTCTGGTGCTATGGTCTTTGATCTGGGAAGTCTTACCTGGCAGGTATTTACTAATCCTTATAAATTTCCTggtattttccaatatttaaaatcctggtattttttgccaaaatgaGATATACTGGGAAATTCTTTatgaaatatagaaaaacattgttaattaaTACCAACTTAAACCACAAATTAACTGTCCAATTGACAGAGTTGTCAATTTGTTCTGATTTCAATTTGTAcctaatataaaatatcatctGTGTATTTTCCACTTTCAAGGGAATGGTGgcaaaaaggaaaaaaatactaaaatgattaataaagtGTTCAACTTGTTTGCAAATCTTTTATTCAACAATCCTGTCAATATATTCATGAATTACACTATATTGCTTGTAAAGAGGTCAATGGTcccccaaaaaataaaatctaaaggtatttttttttcctaAGAAGGGgaacaatatatatactttttcaggAGGAAAATGAATTTCAGGCTTTATCTGTAACTGCTTGATTGATGAatctgtacatttttatatgatctagactttaatttttatatacaagttgcatatataaaaggtaaaaaaagttatcaattACTTTATCTTTTAATTGGACTTTATCCCATTTTTCCTAACTTGGGACTTACCTATCATgcttttttccaaataattggAATTTAATAAGCATGATGAGTCACTAGTTTGGGAAAATTAGATAAAGACCAAAAGTCTTTTACTCCTTAAGTACAGGGAGATAAATTGAATGCAAAAAATAACTAATTCGAGTCACTGTCTCTCACCAAATTGTCCATTCGCCAAAGCAATTGTAATTAAAAAGTTAATCAATTGCAACAATGTGTAATTATTTGTGTACAAGATATACTGTGATGGGTCTTTTAAgtatttgacataaaaatgtattttttgttatttatatttcagagGACTAAGAGATTTAGACACATTTTCAAAGTCAGATCCAATGTGTGTCATGTTCACAAAAGATGTGAAGTCGGGGCAGTTTTACGAGGTAATtggaaatatgaagaaaaaaatactccTATATAGCCATATAAAATGATGACCAGTGtaagtgaaaaaaatgatgacattTGTCATTGATATTTAGGATTTATGTGTAtaaggtattttttttctgtacttAAAAAGAGGTCGTAAATTGGGCCttatttcacattttcaaaaatactttgTACAAACAATTTCataaccattgttttaaaatctggcTTTTTTCCAGGATTGAGTGGCACTATTTTATGTGCCATCATTAATTGAAACTCTTGTTCTTTTATCAATGtctcaagtatatttttgctctagaattagttttctttgaaatattaagatatgtatttttttatcaacacgTTCCATGGgataaaaagtttttaaaaatagttaaaactttaacattcaGGGTATTGAATACTTCTATGGTATTATGTGGGGAAATTAGTTGATATTGAGAATCTATTTAAGCATTTTAGTGATATTGTGGTCAGGTATTCTAAATATGTCATATGTTAGTGTCTTTATGCTATTAAATTGATCTCTGACTTTATTCTTCGATCATTATGTTATATACTTATTTTAGccaaatgttttatgcatattccAGTATGGCCGCACAGAAACAATACAAGACAACCTTAATCCAGACTTTGTGAAGAAGTTTGTTATCAACTATTTCTTCGAGGAAAGCCAGAAACTCAAATTTGAACTGTAAGTTTATTTAAGCTTGTTTTATTCTTTCAGTATAactaaatatattgaaattgctGACAGACTATGTTGCATTATTTCTTTTGGGTTTTATATTACagatttaatgaatatgattaTCATTTTATCATGGTACCAGTGTGATTTAAtgtactttaaacattaaatacaaGCTGCATgggaaatattttaagatatatagtCCCACTTGTCTGCCTTGGTGACCCCCAACCAATCTCATTTGTGGCCGGGCCAGCTAGGGATCGAACCCAGCACACCTGGGTGATAAGCAATTGCTCAAGCCAATGCAACCATGGTTCAATGAATCATGTTTAATGACTCACATTCAATAATTGTACAGTgtagtatttataaaataaccaAGCAGACAAACATACTACAACATACTGTGTAAATTTATCAGTgttaaaattttgataaaattttatatttcagttatgATGTTGATTCAAAAAGTGCAAAATTATCAGACCATGTAAGTATCTAAATGAAGAACTACCGTAAGTTTGAAAAGcgaaaaacatttttagatGATGACAAAGACAATTAACAGATTTAAAGAactgctttattttttaatagatGTGTGTCTCTTTGGGGGTTTCTCCagatttattgcattcaaaaaTGCATATGCTTGTAGGATTGAGTTATAtcacacacaaataaaaaagatcatGCTTTTCTTGCAAGATGccaataaattaacatttttcatacattttgtaaaaattaaatCCTAAATAGATAAGGTCTATCTTTCATACAGAATATTGGAACACAATAATGCAATAAGTTAAATCTGAAATACCAAACCATCATCATAACATTTACTTCTACCTTGCTTGTAGGATTTCCTCGGGCGGATGGAATGTACTCTGGGAGAAGTGGTAGCAGCAGGCGGAGATTTTCAGAGACCTCTCATgtaaatttcttaattttgaattCTATTGGGTGCTCTGTAGTTTATGTTTTTCTCGCTTCATAATCAAGCCTACTTTGAATGTACTTATGCCTTATATTTCACGGATTTTCTtcattaaccaggttttcacctAGTTAGTTGAATGACATATGTTCTTGTTTTGGCAGGCGAGCGGGCCACGTCAAACttacctatgaaactgaattactttagttaggtttgacatatcttgacaaaACTTTGTATAATATAGGAAGAgattatggagacctttcatggggtTGCATTTTGGGCCCCTGGTGTCAAgattaaggtcactgttactaaaaatagaaaacaattgaTATATCTTGACTTAAACTGATATTTAGGCAGAGTTTATTGAGACTTTTAATGGGGTTGCATTtgatgcccctggggtcaagttcaaggtcactgttactaaaaatagaaaatcagtTGATACTGAAAAACTTAAGTTAtagttgacatattgtgaccaaacttgtaTGTCGGAAGAGTTTATGGTGGATTTTCATGAGATTGCTTTTAGAGCCCCTATGGTCATGTTTGGTGTTATAAAAAAAAGCAAGGCTGAAGTACTTTAGTCAATCAAAAACCTGGTCTGTGGCATTGTGGCTTTTCTTGTTAAACATGCTTGCATTTACAGATTTTAACAGAACAACAGCTTTAAAAATGCTTGGCCTTTCTCTGTACAAACACATGTCCTCCATCACTCACACattgttcagtgtgtgtataccacgtgataaattacgtcatatatactACGTCGgaatgcaaaaatttgcttaaaatgaagacttaaatcaaacataacttttcatttacaaaaccattttaaatgatacaaagAGCAGTCTATACTGCTTatagagccccgcatttgttttatatccGAAATTttatgaggtcattagtttcctCAGACACTCGacaaacatgtttccaaaataatgttttgacagtgctccgtcagaccgctgtattgtgaaaaggtatgtcaaagtgttttaagaaactaaactcgcaatcaaattctggtaaaagactgaaGGTAGGGCTCCgaaagcggcgtagactgctctatgtttcatttaaaatggtgaagaaatagtgaagttatctttatttaaagttttttatcaaatcaaatattgccttccgatgtagcatttatgacgcaatttatcacgtggtatacacacactgttgttGAAGGTTTCCTAAATGTAGTACTTGTATGATAACACAGCAAACTAACATACTACAATGTATTAATTGATTTTCAGAGGGCAAGGAAAGAATTGTGGAAAAATCATTTGTAAGTACAAAAAAAAcgatttaaatatttctgattTATTACAACATTAGAATTTGaaacaacttctttatttttccTCCTTGCATTAGTAGaaagtgacttaaaattaaagCTTCACTATAAGACAGAATTTTTGTTCCCACACGCAGAGTGTAGATATCTGTGCCTGTATCCTTAAGTACTTAGAAATGTGCCTGCACGTTTAAATGCCTGACCCACACATATGTGGGCTTTGGATGTGTCGTGACCCcctattattttggtatcatttaaaatgttttatgtaaagaaaaaggaaatgtaaaaattatacagaaaatatGACATATACCAAGATTTTTTGAAGTGGAAGCATTGCAAATAGGTTGTTTTATGtccaatttcatttgaaataaagagcaaaaaCACAAACTACAATATCTTTATGTTTAATGAAGTTTAGGAATTTACATATGAGTAATTAGCAAGCAATACCTTTTCAAAGAATATGATAAATACTATTTACATGGGGTCACCTGACCCAAAAAGTTAGCATAATTGTTCATTGTCCTATCAGCGAAGTGAAGCTTAATTGTGCTTCAGATTCCATGGCTTCAGTACTTtagttaatatttgttaaattgattttatatttcatttaaaacaaaattcaccTTATTTTCAGGTCGAGCAGAGGAGCTAGGAAATTGTAAGGTAAGGCGAGattatttgctttgtttttgatattcttATCGCCTACCACCCATCTCATAAACCTATTTTACCACCATTTTCTTTAGTGAGACATAGATTAATTGATTAAGGTAATTTGTTTCATTCCTGTGACAGTTCTTGATTCTTTGAACCTCGCAAGGCTTGGTAACAATCACACAGTGTGGAGATCAAAGAATAATCTAAATAATTTTGTGAATTAAGAGTAAATTTCATTTGTAACCCCCGACATAGTATTGAGCTGAAATTACTGACCTTACAAGATTTTCTCCTACGCACATTGTGGAATTGCTCtcttattattcaataaaacaatagtgaGGACATTCCTCCAGGTAGTCCAATGCGATGTCGTACTGTGAGGTAGCCAAACATTGCCACAAGAAATTATAAAGTGCTTTCTAATGTATCATACCGTTGCATAGGAACTAGAGAGGAAGAAACCCATGAATAACCTCTATCAATCAACATAGGACAACTGAAAACTTACTTTTAAAGCTTACATCTTACCACAGTGCAATGTTTACTGTTGACAGTTGTGTAGAGATATTTGTTAATGAACATGTAAAAAAGAACGAACTAATataatcaaagaaaaacatagaTTGATTGATACTTATTATTTTGCctattatgaaaaacatatcatatttacaaattgcaatatataatgtatattgtaCAGTTTGATTTCATGCTGTTTATTATTCAGTGTAAAACGCAAAACATTAGCATATCATGTAACGAGGTACATTCCTCCCAGTTATAATAGgtgaaaaatatgtcaaatacatgtaaaataaggTAAATACAGCTTACAGCAATATTCTAATATGATACTTGTCACGTAAAGTTAAAAGTATGATATAATACCACAGACTTTGACCACACTACAAAAGGATCCGGTGTTGCAAAATTTTTGCCtggttgaaaaaaaacacaataaaattcTTTTGAGGGTTACTGTATTTAGTTGTTCCTGCTACATTTAAGCTTCGTAACCAAGTGCAACAACATAAAGCAGATACACCATGACCCATCTAAAGATGGCAATGAcctatgatataaataaataatattatataaatgaccAAATGTTTATGGCATACAGTATTAACAATATTTcgtaaatgataaaatgttgaaatgtatttcactgtataaacttaaaaactctaaataagaatgtttttttaccaattaaaatgaatttaactCTCATATGTTATTTCACAAACCATTTGTTTGCTTAAAGATATAATATTAGTCAGAATTTAAAGTGGCCATCAAACAATGTTATGGTTCTAAATATGTTTGTACAAGTAGGTCTAAAGTAGGCAAATTGgctttgtttacaataaaatgGATGCAACCTTGccatttaaaagttttaaaactatgtACAATTGTCAGTTTGATTGGTAGACTGTACCTATCATGTGATGAGGTTATTATTTACcttcagaaataaaaaaaataatctgactGAGCATTATATTTGTGTATGCTACTTTCGGAGCTTTGTTTGGTGTATTTTGTACCTCATCATGATGATCTTTAAAGAATTTCTATAATGTAAACTTCTTAGACCAATTAGATTTCAAATAATGCATAACTTATTCCTCTTTTCCtataaaatatgcacattttgttaaaatctctGGTTCACCGttagattttttgttttggtgtatAGTTTGTAGACACATCAATTTAAAACCATGCTCGAGTTAAATATTTAAGACTGACAGGATGTTGAATGTTGCATGACTTAATCTACTGTTCCTTTAGATATACGAATTGTGTTCAAATCTTTGGTTTTCTGGTTGTCTTGCCATTTAGCTTGTCTATTTGTTGAAGTTATTCAAGCTCAAACACTGAAATCTGATTGTCTTCATATCGTCCAACAATAAGACTTTGCGTATGTCCTTTGAACCATACTGCTAAAGGCATGCTAAATTCATCTTCCTCTGTGACCAGTGTGGCCAGCTTGTATTTACCCTCCTTGTCCACCTGAGTCACTTTCTGGGACATTTGTGAGCAGACAAACACATGTCCTCCATCACTTACACACACTGAAGTAGGCAGATCAAAGTCCGGGTCCTGAAGAGTTGACAGAATATTCCCACTTGTGTCAATGGTGATgaatttgtttgtgtgtgtagCTGGTATGTAGATGTTGGTGCCATCCCTGCTTACTGTGAATCTATTCACTGTTAAGTTGGAAGTATTGTCTTCGTAGATCATTTTTACTAGCCGGCCTGACATTGTGTACTGGTAAATCGCTGTCCTCGATCCTATATAGAGGGTACCATTGTGGTGAGAAATGCCGAGACAAGAATGTGGAAATGTTAGCCTCCTTGTTACACTCAGTGCTCTACCTGTTACTTTGATGAAATGCACACCTTTATTGGTGAGAGTTACAGCAGCTTCATTTCCTGCAATATGACAGATATGTTGTGGTCTATCAGGGAGTTCACATGTGGCTGTCACCTGGTACTGGGAGTCTAGCAGCTTGACGTTGTGGTTTTGGTGATCTGTGATGAGGATCTCTCCTCCTGGTATCTCACATATTCCAGTTATAAAGCTTTCATGTTCATCATATTGCATGTGAACTGTGTACTGTGAGCAGTTCTTGATCTTAAAAATAATACCTATGCCTAAGTGTTTACCTTTGCCCGGTACTCCGGTGATTTCTCCAAGTATGTTCAGTCCAGAGAGGAATTGTTCAATCCTGGGATCAGCCTGGAATGTAAGGGATGTGTCCGGCTTGATTGACAGTTCCTGTAGCAGGCTCTCCGCTTCCCTCATCTTGTCCGTGCATTTCTTATACGCAATGTAAGAAGTGTTGTCATCTTGCTGGGATTGGATTGTTTTTAAGTAAGTGCTTAGTTTGTCAATGAGCTGAGTGCACTTGTCAATGTTCTCCTGCAGGAATTCATCTGTCTCATGGAGCAGGTCATGCAATATGTCTTTGgtctttttttctattttatcaaACTTCTCATTCACCTTCTTTCTCAGTGATTTGATTTCGGCTAGCATTTTCTTCCCACAGTCTTTCAGGGACTGTTTGTTGTGAGTCCTTTTCTTGGTGATGCCTTGAAGTCTGGTAGTGATCGTATCAACATTGGCAGGCAGTTTCTTGAAGTCAGTTTGTTTCTTTAGACCTTTAGCCAGGTCTGGAATGTGTTTGATACTTTGACACATTCTGAAAGATGTTAgcgttgatttttttaacacatattcagacggataaaaaaataaaaaataagtgacattaaagggacttgtaAGTGTTGAACATCAACAAAAACCATGTaatatgtgaacaaaatgcttgtttcaatgataaaaaatcaaaatctgagatttaaaaaaaaactaatttgattttatagACATGAGAGGTAAATAAGAGTTCAGTTTGTAGTATTCCACCCAGTCTTGCAATGCATATGACTACATATCAgatgtttttgaatatttatcaaattctaCATGTCATTTGTACATATCAGACTGCTCCCGTGAAGTCACAACACTCTGTTCAAACGCTTGCagaaattatgtcccttgattaAGTTAGAATATACACTTaacttttatttgaatatcacgCAAGGATAAAAATCAGATTTTAGGTTATTGACATGGA
The sequence above is drawn from the Mya arenaria isolate MELC-2E11 chromosome 14, ASM2691426v1 genome and encodes:
- the LOC128217513 gene encoding uncharacterized protein LOC128217513; the encoded protein is MAFNFDLCVQQASDLIHDFTCSPCKDDGLNNEAQFFCDECKKYYCNNCEQLHKKLHRTHSMFGRQDVSKWMGYAGLSPIEICDKHGDKKLELLCEDHDELCCHICVPLNHRMCQSIKHIPDLAKGLKKQTDFKKLPANVDTITTRLQGITKKRTHNKQSLKDCGKKMLAEIKSLRKKVNEKFDKIEKKTKDILHDLLHETDEFLQENIDKCTQLIDKLSTYLKTIQSQQDDNTSYIAYKKCTDKMREAESLLQELSIKPDTSLTFQADPRIEQFLSGLNILGEITGVPGKGKHLGIGIIFKIKNCSQYTVHMQYDEHESFITGICEIPGGEILITDHQNHNVKLLDSQYQVTATCELPDRPQHICHIAGNEAAVTLTNKGVHFIKVTGRALSVTRRLTFPHSCLGISHHNGTLYIGSRTAIYQYTMSGRLVKMIYEDNTSNLTVNRFTVSRDGTNIYIPATHTNKFITIDTSGNILSTLQDPDFDLPTSVCVSDGGHVFVCSQMSQKVTQVDKEGKYKLATLVTEEDEFSMPLAVWFKGHTQSLIVGRYEDNQISVFELE